From one Anaerolineae bacterium genomic stretch:
- a CDS encoding type II toxin-antitoxin system PemK/MazF family toxin has translation MKRGEVWWINFDPSVGGEIRKQRPAVIISNDAANHFLNRVQVVPLTSSVGKLYPSETYVTFRGKKAKAMADQLTTVSKKRLINPAGSISSTEMEGIGQAITIQLDL, from the coding sequence ATGAAGAGAGGTGAAGTGTGGTGGATTAACTTCGATCCTTCCGTTGGAGGTGAAATCCGCAAGCAGCGACCGGCCGTCATCATAAGCAATGATGCTGCCAATCATTTCCTTAATAGAGTCCAAGTCGTGCCCCTGACGAGTAGCGTTGGTAAACTCTACCCAAGCGAAACATATGTGACGTTTCGTGGAAAAAAGGCCAAGGCTATGGCCGATCAGCTTACCACAGTGAGCAAGAAGCGGCTAATTAATCCAGCAGGATCGATTTCCTCTACTGAGATGGAGGGTATAGGCCAGGCTATCACAATTCAACTTGATCTCTAA
- a CDS encoding addiction module antitoxin, with protein sequence MQKKLTVTIDEEVYDGLRAVIGPRKISRFIEELVRPHVVNKDMYGAYKEMAADSVRESEALEWAEGTFGDLNDEER encoded by the coding sequence ATGCAAAAAAAACTTACAGTGACCATAGACGAAGAGGTCTATGACGGCTTACGGGCAGTCATTGGACCGCGAAAAATCAGCCGTTTTATCGAAGAGTTAGTTCGCCCTCATGTTGTCAATAAAGATATGTATGGTGCATATAAAGAGATGGCTGCTGATAGTGTCAGGGAATCCGAAGCCCTTGAGTGGGCCGAGGGCACATTTGGAGACTTAAACGATGAAGAGAGGTGA